In one window of Drosophila innubila isolate TH190305 chromosome 2L unlocalized genomic scaffold, UK_Dinn_1.0 4_B_2L, whole genome shotgun sequence DNA:
- the LOC117781748 gene encoding facilitated trehalose transporter Tret1, whose product MCLPKRVSGASIQSVSTAIGNLLCFNFGLIFGITPAHMTLYESEIKTPLNVVADPTDTALLTGYLFLSAAVGAALSGCLALRIGPKSVLLCCGLLQIFSWFCIHFGFDIVHIYASRIFGGVAAGAAFVVLPIFINEIAGNRDKAARLTFTIELWRTLGILSGIILGFYVSYDYVNIVGCITSCAFSLCFPFVQESPHYYLRKGDVACLEKSLRWYRGIRDLDDREKPEYLLELAEFKAQLKDQGKSIGSSPLSHCYVVRLICVSFLLTVCAKMSGVFVELNYAADFLGRTGSSIQLNYLILASAQCVGALMARLFGPHLPRKLLLCLSSLLAATAVAALALFKQFGHNWTLGIWCERYLPIVLLACQLLFISFGPYPLAAVISSEVIPTKLHDLLYSIASAFSWLLLFGMIEGFNAVKTSLSPGLLPYLLVFAAASIFVGLISLPLLPETRNRRLSAVQRELGYVEQGARHVAKTTDIINGHIATHL is encoded by the exons ATGTGCCTGCCAAAGCGAGTCAGCGGTGCGAGCATACAGAGCGTTTCCACAGCTATAG GAAACCTTCTATGCTTCAACTTTGGCTTAATTTTCGGAATTACGCCAGCACATATGACCCTGTATGAGTCAGAGATTAAAACGCCATTGAACGTAGTCGCAGATCCCACGGACACGGCATTGTTAACCGGATATCTCTTTCTGAGTGCTGCAGTCGGCGCCGCATTATCCGGTTGCCTAGCATTGCGAATTGGTCCAAAATCAGTGCTTCTTTGCTGTGGACTTCTGCAGATT TTTAGCTGGTTCTGCATTCACTTTGGCTTCGACATCGTTCACATCTACGCCTCCCGCATCTTTGGAGGCGTGGCCGCTGGTGCCGCTTTTGTAGTTTtaccaatttttattaatgaaattgcCGGAAATCGGGACAAGGCGGCTCGTTTGACCTTCACAATCGAACTGTGGCGCACTTTGGGCATCCTTTCTGGCATTATTCTGGGCTTCTATGTGTCCTATGATTATGTCAACATCGTGGGCTGCATCACATCGTGTGCTTTCTCTCTGTGCTTTCCCTTTGTGCAGGAGAGTCCACACTATTATCTGAGAAAGGGAGATGTTGCGTGCTTGGAGAAGTCCTTGCGTTGGTATCGCGGCATACGTGATCTTGATGATCGTGAGAAGCCTGAGTATCTGCTGGAGTTGGCCGAGTTCAAGGCGCAGCTAAAGGATCAGGGTAAGAGTATTGGCTCGTCGCCCTTGTCTCATTGCTATGTGGTACGTCTCATCTGCGTGAGCTTTTTGCTCACCGTTTGTGCCAAGATGAGTGGCGTCTTTGTCGAACTAAACTATGCTGCTGATTTTCTTGGACGCACTGGCTCCTCCATCCAGTTGAATTACTTGATCCTTGCTTCGGCTCAATGTGTGGGTGCGTTGATGGCCCGTCTGTTTGGACCGCATCTGCCGCGCAAG CTGCTGCTCTGTCTCTCCTCACTCCTCGCTGCCACTGCAGTCGCTGCCTTAGCCCTGTTCAAACAGTTTGGTCATAACTGGACTCTCGGCATCTGGTGCGAGCGATATCTTCCCATTGTTCTACTCGCCTGTCAGCTCCTTTTTATCAGCTTTGGACCTTATCCTCTTGCCGCTGTCATCAGCAGTGAAGTTATCCCCACGAAG CTGCACGACCTGCTTTATTCGATTGCCTCGGCATTTTCCTGGCTGCTGCTTTTCGGAATGATTGAG GGTTTTAATGCTGTGAAGACATCGCTTAGTCCTGGGCTATTACCGTACTTGTTGGTCTTCGCAGCTGCCTCGATATTCGTAGGCCTTATTTCACTGCCTCTGCTGCCCGAGACACGCAATCGTCGTCTGTCGGCTGTGCAACGGGAACTGGGTTATGTGGAGCAGGGGGCGAGGCATGTGGCCAAGACAACCGATATCATTAACGGACACATTGCCACTCATCTATGA
- the LOC117781747 gene encoding fidgetin-like protein 1, with amino-acid sequence MTVEPWPAAYAANEDIWLDKDASVSDKQNAWRVQKILLAHATRDLEEATQYEVLNGHQERLQRSNISETYIKERLAGCKQLLAQSRRCRRGTRISLEWTIPALISFERPCLGTYESCKHDEVALNELHRQKASTNVEKLIQNEVSKPATDVASNFDGFRTAREQLMLHDAQKKKQDSATGIGATGGVGASDLMNYKKKSLGGRGRGVNSKFVQPTAQNDTNPVKPSAPAVTPLPVPPSLAHLDVLMVEQITRESMHKYKPIAWEDVAGLEYAKSTFMETIIHPLQRPDLFKGVRRPPRGVLLFGPPGTGKTLIAKCIASQSKATFFSINPSSLTSKWVGEGEKLVKTLFAVAAEHQPAIIFMDEVDSLLSQRSDNEHESSRRLKNEFFIQLDGAATNEDDNIIIIGATNRPQELDEAVRRRFVRRLYVPLPLKRARQQIIEKLIKQVHHNLSDDQVEGLAELTEGYSGADMDSLCRYAAMQPLRSLSSSQIDVIDAHQLPAVTMSDFMSALQHVSRSVSPEDIKRYVSWNDIYGIKH; translated from the exons ATGACAGTTGAGCCATGGCCTGCGGCTTATGCTGCTAATGAAGATATATGGTTGGACAAGGACGCCAGCGTTAGTGACAAACAGAATGCTTGGCgcgtacaaaaaatattattagcgCACGCCACACG CGACTTAGAGGAAGCAACACAATATGAGGTGCTTAACGGACATCAGGAGAGACTTCAAAGATCCAACATTTCGGAAACATACATTAAGGAGCGTCTAGCTGGCTGTAAGCAGCTCTTGGCGCAgagtcgtcgttgtcgtcgggGCACTAGAATATCCCTGGAATGGACGATTCCAGCCTTAATTTCCTTTGAGCGACCCTGTCTCGGTACATATGAAAGCTGCAAGCACGACGAGGTTGCTCTTAACGAACTCCATCGGCAAAAAGCATCAACCAACGTTGAAAAATTAATCCAAAATGAAGTGTCGAAGCCAGCGACTGATGTGGCATCAAATTTTGACGGTTTTCGTACTGCACGTGAGCAATTAATGTTGCATGATGCGCAG aAAAAGAAGCAAGACTCTGCTACTGGAATTGGTGCAACTGGCGGAGTTGGCGCCTCTGATTTAATGAACTACAAGAAAAAATCATTAGGTGGACGAGGACGCGGTGTTAACTCAAAGTTTGTGCAACCAACTGCGCAAAACGATAC GAATCCTGTGAAGCCAAGTGCTCCTGCAGTGACGCCCTTGCCTGTTCCGCCGTCCTTGGCTCACCTTGATGTCCTAATGGTCGAGCAGATTACGCGAGAGAGCATGCATAAATACAAACCTATTG CTTGGGAGGATGTAGCCGGCTTAGAATACGCCAAGTCAACGTTCATGGAGACAATAATTCATCCATTGCAGCGTCCAGATTTGTTCAAAGGCGTGCGGCGTCCACCACGTGGTGTTTTGCTCTTTGGTCCGCCGGGAACGGGTAAAACATTAATAGCAAAGTGTATTGCGTCCCAGTCGAAGGCGACATTTTTCAGCATCAATCCATCATCGTTGACCTCCAAGTGGGTGGGAGAAGGCGAGAAACTGGTCAAAACACTGTTTGCCGTGGCCGCTGAACATCAACCAGCC attaTTTTTATGGATGAAGTGGATTCATTGTTATCGCAACGTTCGGACAATGAGCACGAAAGCTCGAGAAGACTAAAGAACgagtttttcatacaattaGATGGCGCTGCAACAAACGAGGATGataatatcattattataGGCGCTACAAATCGTCCACAGGAGTTGGATGAAGCTGTGCGTCGTCGTTTTGTTCGACGTCTGTATGTACCTCTGCCTTTAAAGCGAGCACGGCAGCAGATCATCGAGAAACTTATAAAGCAGGTACATCATAATCTTAGCGATGATCAAGTTGAAGGGCTTGCTGAGCTTACCGAAGGATACTCGGGTGCAGATATGGACAGTTTATGTCGTTATGCCGCAATGCAACCATTGCGCTCGCTGAGCAGCTCCCAAATCGACGTAATTGATGCACATCAG TTGCCAGCCGTAACCATGTCGGATTTTATGTCGGCATTGCAACACGTTTCTAGAAGTGTCTCGCCTGAAGATATTAAACGTTACGTATCATGGAATGATATTTATGGAATTAAGCATTGA
- the LOC117780440 gene encoding facilitated trehalose transporter Tret1 isoform X2, translating into MLPKLQSTEATPLDFVIDVHEASWLGALISLGGVSGNFFFSYVMNRFGRKVSIYGLALPNTCIWFLFYFAKSVEWLYVARVCAGLTGGGMFVVLPIFLGEIADNSVRGRLCSFFNLAMNIGIMIGFIISSYVPYHIIPCAVVSLPLLYFILSTRFPEPPQQLLRWGREEAAERSLKYYRNCDGPSTSNEAQRSYQKQFDEMRQAIEQQVKEQNNESLSLTDFCNKNALKAIVTGLVLMIANIFTGTFAFINYMSNIFEAVHTQLEPNTNTIIIGAVQIVGTLASIYLVDRYGRKILLVVSCAGSAFGTAAFGIYAFYAEETDADLSAFSAWLPVTLMAFIIFVANVGVISVTMVVLVEVLPHRIRAVGTSACLGCLSFFAFTSLKAFPLMMHYFGLAATMWGCAAVSALCLFYVSVFLEETKGRSIYN; encoded by the exons ATGTTGCCAAAGCTGCAGTCGACCGAGGCGACGCCACTTGACTTTGTGATTGATGTGCATGAGGCCTCCTGGTTGGGTGCTCTCATCAGTTTGGGCGGTGTTTCGGGCAATTTCTTCTTCTCTTACGTAATGAATCGCTTTGGCCGAAAGGTTTCCATCTATGGATTGGCGTTGCCCAATACG TGCATTTGGTTTCTATTTTACTTTGCAAAATCCGTGGAGTGGTTATACGTGGCCAGAGTATGTGCAGGATTAACTGGAGGTGGCATGTTTGTCGTCCTTCCCATCTTCCTTGGCGAAATCGCAGACAACAG cGTACGTGGAAGACTCTGTTCGTTTTTCAATTTGGCCATGAATATTGGAATAATGATAGGCTTCATTATATCGTCATATGTGCCATATCATATTATACCCTGCGCAGTGGTTTCTCTTCCCTTGCTTTACTTCATCTTATCCACACGATTCCCGGAGCCACCTCAACAGTTGCTACGCTGGGGAAGAGAAGAGGCAGCTGAAAGGTCGTTGAAATATTACCGCAACTGCGATGGTCCATCGACCAGTAATGAGGCCCAGAGGAGCTATCAGAAGCAGTTTGACGAGATGCGTCAGGCCATTGAACAGCAAGTAAAGGAGCAAAACAACGAGAGCTTAAGCCTCACAGATTTCT GTAACAAGAATGCGTTGAAAGCAATTGTGACTGGATTGGTTTTAATGATTGCAAACATCTTTACGGGCACATTTGCATTCATCAACTACATGTCCAACATCTTTGAGGCGGTTCACACCCAACTGGAGCCCAATACGAATACGATAATTATTGGTGCAGTTCAGATTGTGGGAACATTGGCTTCCATCTATCTGGTGGATCGATATGGACGTAAAATACTCCTTGTGGTTTCCTGTGCCGGCAGCGCCTTTGGCACAGCCGCATTTGGTATCTATGCGTTCTACGCTGAGGAAACAGATGCGGATTTGTCAGCATTTTCCGCCTGGCTGCCTGTCACTCTGATGGcctttataatatttgttgcCAACGTGGGTGTCATCTCAGTCACCATGGTGGTTCTGGTAGAGGTTCTGCCCCACAGGATAAGAGCAGTCGGCACAAGTGCTTGCCTGGGCTGTCTGAGCTTCTTTGCCTTCACATCCTTGAAAGCATTTCCCCTGATGATGCACTACTTTGGACTGGCAGCCACCATGTGGGGCTGTGCTGCGGTCAGCGCCTTGTGCCTCTTCTATGTCTCTGTCTTTCTTGAGGAGACCAAGGGCAGATCCATTTATAATTAG
- the LOC117780439 gene encoding vascular endothelial growth factor receptor 2 translates to MLHLEICNILISCTALLLLLGNVVGVVAPQNVSRVPVSTLMPTDLISEHQDKMTTISTTFTTSGNSIDNTSNSNNSLRIANNNIPIPIGSNSIDGQRHNLNVKLLKGEITGLSVNVSLFMQKIPRLQVHWQDNLPIDTTYNILVSAVNSTRCPDAPCSEYTIKGKPSKYIYLPQSPNPNVESVDCNYMFGCQYNVTVETSNLLARRSMRVFIPHCVAGKCSCQLSPMPPKVLARAKMQANDTINIAFTIQASEQLRKEQDSHLHETLQTYNMQVKINEESNPSLPWGGVLKNLVNRVYNVSELNFKPTVKGYDGNMTIKLNKQLKDKASLNLQALIIDSNGCEGQRSVFKFLVPPHPQILNNDANLNNSLIIMATLLIAVILTGLLLFLLRRRRTRNNAQIQKEQIYMQSFGAASVQMEDNINYVDKYVEQSQALGLADIFEVPHSAIHIGQMLGEGAFGRVHEATAVNLRRMRGTTIVAVKQLKANPSADEVAEFLSEIEMLKGVGTHHNVVCFLGCCTIRAPYLMIMEYVGRGNLLNYLRAVRQELGQSKSRNANSTSCKTVRPNSGGAAKSQTVNYIELKASSQSNELDKSISSSSSPFPASGDATSNDVAHKLPMPSFSETTYTIVEDDEPFEYILDNKELHHFALQIANGMRFLEEQEITHRDLAARNVLIDNNKTLKISDFGLSRHGIYTNTRTRKLPLRWLSIEAIRDNLYSSKSDIWAYGVVLWEIGTLGASPYPTISNSELIPFLLSGNRLERPDICTPQVYTIMLQCWLEDPEERPTFDALYKVLSPKTTYVDINSLSDDYVFPPIKE, encoded by the exons ATGTTGCACTTGGAGatctgtaatattttaatctcGTGCACGGCACTCTTATTATTGCTTGGCAATGTGGTTGGAGTTGTAGCCCCACAGAATGTTAGCCGCGTCCCTGTATCGACTTTAATGCCAACGGATCTAATTTCCGAGCATCAAGataaaatgacaacaatatCTACAACATTTACAACTTCGGGCAATAGCATagacaacaccagcaacagcaataattcTCTCAGAATTGCGAATAATAATATTCCAATACCCATAGGATCTAACAGCATTGATGGGCAAAGGCATAATCTGAAT gtaaaacttttaaaaggTGAAATCACAGGTTTAAGCGTAAATGTCTCACTGTTTATGCAAAAAATTCCTCGACTACAGGTGCACTGGCAAGACAACTTGCCCAtag ATACCACATACAATATACTTGTGAGTGCTGTAAATAGCACTCGCTGTCCGGACGCCCCCTGCAGTGAGTACACAATTAAGGGAAAACCctcaaaatacatttatttgccACAGAGTCCGAATCCCAATGTGGAATCTGTCGATTGCAATTATATGTTCGGTTGCCAATACAATGTTACAGTGGAGACATCGAATTTACTCGCTCGACGCTCAATGCGTGTATTTATACCAC ATTGTGTGGCCGGCAAATGCTCATGTCAGCTGTCGCCGATGCCACCCAAAGTACTTGCTAGGGCCAAAATGCAAGCCAATGATACAATAAACATTGCCTTCACCATTCAAGCCAGCGAGCAACTACGCAAAGAGCAGGACAGTCATCTGCACGAGACTTTACAAACCTATAATATGCAAGTCaa AATCAATGAGGAAAGCAATCCCTCGCTGCCCTGGGGTGGTGTTCTAAAAAATCTGGTCAACCGGGTGTACAATGTCAGTGAATTGAACTTTAAGCCAACAGTCAAGGGATATGATGGAAACATGACCATAAAGCTGAACAAACAATTGAAGGATAAGGCCTCCCTTAACCTCCAGGCGCTTATTATAGACTCCAATGGATGTGAGGGGCAACGAAGTGTTTTCAAATTTCTAG TGCCCCCTCATCCCCAAATACTAAACAACGATGCAAATTTG AACAATTCTCTCATCATAATGGCAACCTTGCTTATAGCCGTGATTCTTACCGGATTATTACTGTTTTTGTTGCGTCGTCGACGAACCAGAAACAATGCACAGATACAAAAAGAGCAAATTTACATGCAATCCTTTGGTGCTGCGTCAGTTCA AATGGAAGATAACATTAACTATGTGGATAAGTATGTGGAG CAATCACAGGCTCTGGGTCTGGCGGATATATTCGAGGTGCCACACTCGGCTATTCACATCGGACAAATGTTGGGCGAGGGCGCCTTTGGGCGTGTCCATGAGGCGACAGCCGTCAACCTACGGCGAATGCGGGGCACAACAATTGTGGCCGTTAAGCAGCTGAAGG CAAATCCATCGGCTGATGAGGTTGCTGAATTTCTTTCGGAAATCGAGATGCTGAAGGGCGTGGGCACTCATCATAATGTGGTTTGCTTCTTGGGCTGCTGCACCATCCGGGCGCCATATTTGATGATCATGGAGTATGTGGGGCGTGGCAATCTG ttaaattatttgcgTGCAGTGCGTCAGGAATTAGGACAATCTAAATCACGCAATGCTAATTCAACAAGCTGTAAAACTGTTAGGCCCAACTCTGGAGGTGCTGCAAAGTCCCAGACCGTTAACTATATCGAATTAAAGGCCTCCAGCCAAAGCAACGAGCTGGATAAATCCATATCCTCCAGCTCTTCCCCTTTTCCAGCTTCTGGTGATGCTACAAGCAATGATGTTGCCCACAAGCTGCCGATGCCCTCTTTTTCGGAAA CTACATATACCATTGTGGAGGATGACGAACCATTCGAGTACATACTCGACAACAAGGAATTGCATCATTTTGCACTGCAAATTGCGAATGGAATGCGCTTTCTGGAGGAGCAAGAGATTACACATCG TGACCTGGCGGCCCGCAATGTGCTtattgacaacaacaagacattAAAGATTTCTGATTTCGGACTTTCGAGACATGGCATATATACGAACACAAGGACACGAAAA TTGCCATTGCGCTGGCTGTCAATTGAGGCTATTCGAGATAACTTATACTCCAGCAAAAGCGATATTTGGGCCTATGGTGTGGTGCTTTGGGAGATTGGCACATTAGGCGCGTCCCCTTATCCAACAATTAGTAACAGCGAGCTGATACCGTTTCTACTGTCGGGCAATCGCCTGGAGCGACCTGACATTTGTACACCTCAAGTGTATACCATAATGTTACAGTGCTGGCTTGAGGATCCCGAGGAGCGACCCACCTTTGATGCGCTATACAAGGTATTAAGTCCAAAGACAACATATGTGGACATTAACAGTCTGAGCGATGACTACGTATTTCCAccaattaaagaataa
- the LOC117780440 gene encoding facilitated trehalose transporter Tret1 isoform X1 — MWFLNFLNSGIFHKDFRRQLVVTLSATLITISHGIGLGWLSPMLPKLQSTEATPLDFVIDVHEASWLGALISLGGVSGNFFFSYVMNRFGRKVSIYGLALPNTCIWFLFYFAKSVEWLYVARVCAGLTGGGMFVVLPIFLGEIADNSVRGRLCSFFNLAMNIGIMIGFIISSYVPYHIIPCAVVSLPLLYFILSTRFPEPPQQLLRWGREEAAERSLKYYRNCDGPSTSNEAQRSYQKQFDEMRQAIEQQVKEQNNESLSLTDFCNKNALKAIVTGLVLMIANIFTGTFAFINYMSNIFEAVHTQLEPNTNTIIIGAVQIVGTLASIYLVDRYGRKILLVVSCAGSAFGTAAFGIYAFYAEETDADLSAFSAWLPVTLMAFIIFVANVGVISVTMVVLVEVLPHRIRAVGTSACLGCLSFFAFTSLKAFPLMMHYFGLAATMWGCAAVSALCLFYVSVFLEETKGRSIYN; from the exons CCACACTCATTACAATCTCTCATGGCATTGGATTGGGTTGGTTGTCACCGATGTTGCCAAAGCTGCAGTCGACCGAGGCGACGCCACTTGACTTTGTGATTGATGTGCATGAGGCCTCCTGGTTGGGTGCTCTCATCAGTTTGGGCGGTGTTTCGGGCAATTTCTTCTTCTCTTACGTAATGAATCGCTTTGGCCGAAAGGTTTCCATCTATGGATTGGCGTTGCCCAATACG TGCATTTGGTTTCTATTTTACTTTGCAAAATCCGTGGAGTGGTTATACGTGGCCAGAGTATGTGCAGGATTAACTGGAGGTGGCATGTTTGTCGTCCTTCCCATCTTCCTTGGCGAAATCGCAGACAACAG cGTACGTGGAAGACTCTGTTCGTTTTTCAATTTGGCCATGAATATTGGAATAATGATAGGCTTCATTATATCGTCATATGTGCCATATCATATTATACCCTGCGCAGTGGTTTCTCTTCCCTTGCTTTACTTCATCTTATCCACACGATTCCCGGAGCCACCTCAACAGTTGCTACGCTGGGGAAGAGAAGAGGCAGCTGAAAGGTCGTTGAAATATTACCGCAACTGCGATGGTCCATCGACCAGTAATGAGGCCCAGAGGAGCTATCAGAAGCAGTTTGACGAGATGCGTCAGGCCATTGAACAGCAAGTAAAGGAGCAAAACAACGAGAGCTTAAGCCTCACAGATTTCT GTAACAAGAATGCGTTGAAAGCAATTGTGACTGGATTGGTTTTAATGATTGCAAACATCTTTACGGGCACATTTGCATTCATCAACTACATGTCCAACATCTTTGAGGCGGTTCACACCCAACTGGAGCCCAATACGAATACGATAATTATTGGTGCAGTTCAGATTGTGGGAACATTGGCTTCCATCTATCTGGTGGATCGATATGGACGTAAAATACTCCTTGTGGTTTCCTGTGCCGGCAGCGCCTTTGGCACAGCCGCATTTGGTATCTATGCGTTCTACGCTGAGGAAACAGATGCGGATTTGTCAGCATTTTCCGCCTGGCTGCCTGTCACTCTGATGGcctttataatatttgttgcCAACGTGGGTGTCATCTCAGTCACCATGGTGGTTCTGGTAGAGGTTCTGCCCCACAGGATAAGAGCAGTCGGCACAAGTGCTTGCCTGGGCTGTCTGAGCTTCTTTGCCTTCACATCCTTGAAAGCATTTCCCCTGATGATGCACTACTTTGGACTGGCAGCCACCATGTGGGGCTGTGCTGCGGTCAGCGCCTTGTGCCTCTTCTATGTCTCTGTCTTTCTTGAGGAGACCAAGGGCAGATCCATTTATAATTAG